A section of the Spirochaetota bacterium genome encodes:
- a CDS encoding DEAD/DEAH box helicase: MKPYLKRKPNLIPKMHGFDYQLEAVRAIQKLEYSAIFHEQGLGKTKIAIDLLLYWLESQIIDTVMIVVKKSLLHNWHEELKQHCQLRPGILSQDKHQNHFVFNGDFRIVLTNYEVVKSEFERMILFLKSRDVGAILDESVKIKNPDSSLTQAFFNLAPFFKRRVIMTGTPVANRPYDIWAQIWFLDQGRSLGNNYQHFRHSHDLSNNLAESTELRTSLENGLLEIMNNISHFTVRETKSSGVISLPEKVFERVESIWEPIQYEMYSQVRDEMRTTIIKEGLAFDDISEGILKRLLRLVQITSNPRLVDESYCSEPGKLIYLHDLIHRITDNKEKCIVWTSFTENVDWLSRDLVEFGTCKIYGKMNMYERSHSVAAFKNDPKTRILIATPGAAKEGLTLTVANHVIFYDRGFSLDDYIQAQDRIHRISQQHTCFVHNIVMQDSIDEWIDALLTSKELAAKLAQGDITLEYYRSRMSYDFGTMLKDILKIPSKGNVNE, encoded by the coding sequence ATGAAGCCATATCTAAAAAGGAAACCGAATTTAATTCCCAAAATGCATGGGTTCGACTATCAACTAGAAGCTGTTCGAGCGATTCAGAAATTAGAATATAGTGCCATATTTCACGAACAGGGATTAGGAAAAACAAAAATTGCCATCGATTTGCTGTTATATTGGCTTGAATCACAAATAATCGATACCGTAATGATTGTAGTAAAGAAATCTTTATTACACAACTGGCACGAAGAACTCAAACAGCATTGTCAACTGCGTCCTGGAATTCTTTCTCAAGACAAGCACCAGAATCATTTCGTATTTAATGGCGACTTCAGAATTGTACTCACAAATTACGAAGTTGTAAAATCGGAATTTGAGCGAATGATATTATTCCTTAAGTCAAGAGATGTGGGAGCGATTCTTGATGAATCAGTAAAAATTAAGAATCCAGATTCAAGTTTAACGCAGGCATTTTTCAATTTGGCTCCCTTTTTTAAAAGACGTGTAATTATGACTGGCACACCCGTGGCAAATCGTCCTTACGATATTTGGGCACAAATATGGTTCCTCGACCAAGGAAGAAGCCTTGGCAACAATTATCAACATTTCCGTCACAGTCACGATTTATCCAATAATCTTGCTGAATCGACCGAACTAAGAACTAGTCTTGAAAATGGTTTGCTAGAAATAATGAATAATATTAGCCACTTCACAGTGCGCGAAACAAAATCAAGTGGTGTAATTTCCTTGCCGGAAAAAGTGTTCGAAAGGGTCGAATCAATTTGGGAACCCATTCAGTATGAAATGTATTCTCAAGTACGTGATGAAATGAGAACTACGATAATAAAAGAAGGATTGGCATTTGATGACATTTCCGAAGGCATCTTAAAGCGTCTTCTTCGACTAGTGCAGATTACCTCCAATCCGCGACTAGTTGATGAGTCATATTGTTCCGAACCAGGCAAACTGATTTATTTGCATGACTTAATACACCGAATTACAGACAACAAGGAGAAATGTATTGTTTGGACTTCCTTTACAGAAAATGTTGATTGGTTAAGTCGAGATTTAGTTGAATTCGGAACATGTAAAATCTATGGCAAAATGAATATGTATGAACGGAGCCATAGTGTAGCTGCATTTAAGAATGATCCCAAAACTCGCATACTAATAGCTACGCCGGGAGCCGCAAAGGAAGGGTTAACTCTTACAGTTGCGAATCATGTGATTTTTTATGATCGTGGTTTTAGCTTGGATGATTACATCCAAGCGCAGGATAGAATCCATCGTATTTCTCAGCAACATACATGTTTTGTGCATAATATTGTTATGCAAGATTCAATCGACGAATGGATTGACGCATTGCTGACTTCGAAAGAATTAGCAGCCAAGCTTGCTCAAGGCGACATCACTCTTGAATATTATAGAAGCCGAATGTCATATGACTTTGGAACCATGCTTAAAGATATTCTTAAAATTCCATCCAAAGGAAACGTAAATGAGTGA
- a CDS encoding nucleotidyltransferase domain-containing protein, producing MKTENIPEAVEELKTALVGKFGNGITLILFGSAARGTCGSDSDVDILVLIPGMVGIRLEEEVIETAYEIELRHDVVFGIIVYPENSGIPDSPPSCRFM from the coding sequence ATGAAAACGGAAAATATACCGGAAGCAGTCGAGGAACTGAAAACCGCCCTTGTCGGTAAATTCGGCAACGGAATCACGCTAATCCTCTTCGGCTCCGCTGCCAGGGGAACATGCGGCAGCGATTCGGATGTCGATATTCTGGTTCTCATTCCCGGAATGGTTGGTATTCGCCTGGAGGAGGAAGTGATCGAAACCGCGTATGAAATAGAGCTCCGTCATGACGTGGTGTTCGGGATCATCGTGTATCCCGAGAATTCTGGGATTCCGGACTCTCCTCCGTCATGCCGCTTCATGTGA
- a CDS encoding HEPN domain-containing protein, translating into MNDKTDLIRYRRAKARETLRDARVLFENESYSSAVNRIYYALFYFLWHTSQRRCAWINTPPP; encoded by the coding sequence GTGAACGACAAGACCGACCTCATACGATATCGAAGGGCGAAGGCGCGGGAAACATTGCGCGATGCGCGGGTATTATTCGAAAACGAAAGCTACTCATCCGCGGTCAACAGAATATACTATGCTCTCTTTTATTTCCTGTGGCACACGTCTCAACGCCGATGCGCATGGATCAACACGCCTCCCCCATGA
- a CDS encoding nucleotidyltransferase, producing the protein MNEKLLTRETILSELGQLKPGLAKRYGVSRLGLFGSFARGEAREDSDIDVVIEMNDPDLFALVHIKEELEQDLRHPVDVIPLSPLMNSFLKARISIEAVYV; encoded by the coding sequence ATGAATGAAAAACTCCTGACACGCGAAACGATCCTGTCCGAGCTGGGACAGCTGAAACCCGGCCTCGCGAAACGCTACGGCGTTTCACGACTGGGGCTTTTTGGCTCCTTCGCCCGGGGAGAGGCGCGTGAAGACAGCGATATAGATGTAGTCATCGAGATGAACGATCCCGATCTTTTCGCGCTTGTCCATATCAAGGAAGAACTCGAGCAGGACCTGCGTCACCCTGTCGACGTAATTCCTTTGAGTCCGCTCATGAATAGCTTTCTCAAGGCGCGCATCAGCATCGAGGCAGTGTATGTTTGA
- a CDS encoding adenylate kinase — MNILIFGPNGSGKGTQGAVVQKKYSINHVESGVIFRENIKKGTEIGMKAKAFIDKGELVPDGITIPMIVSRLQEPDCKNGWLLDGFPRSIEQAKALDEALQKAGMKLDFVIEIDLPRDIAKNRIMGRRLCANDNNHPNNVFIDAIKPTAKDGGFVCRVCGGALSARSDDQDEVAIGKRHDIYYDAKTGTVAAVNYFKDVASKKGVKVIILDGKPGVKEVSEDLMKKL; from the coding sequence ATGAACATACTCATTTTCGGGCCCAACGGCAGCGGCAAGGGCACCCAGGGCGCGGTCGTACAGAAGAAATACAGCATCAACCACGTGGAATCGGGCGTCATCTTCAGGGAGAACATCAAGAAGGGCACCGAGATAGGCATGAAGGCGAAGGCGTTCATCGACAAGGGCGAGCTCGTTCCCGACGGCATCACCATCCCCATGATCGTGAGCCGCCTCCAGGAGCCCGATTGCAAGAACGGCTGGCTCCTTGACGGGTTCCCCCGCAGCATCGAGCAGGCGAAGGCGCTGGATGAGGCGCTCCAGAAGGCCGGCATGAAGCTCGATTTCGTGATCGAGATCGACCTTCCCCGCGACATCGCGAAGAACCGCATCATGGGCCGCCGCCTGTGCGCGAACGACAACAACCACCCGAACAACGTCTTTATTGACGCGATCAAGCCGACCGCGAAGGACGGCGGGTTCGTATGCCGCGTGTGCGGCGGGGCGCTATCCGCCCGTTCGGACGACCAGGACGAGGTGGCCATAGGCAAGCGCCACGACATCTACTACGACGCCAAGACCGGCACGGTCGCCGCGGTGAACTATTTCAAGGACGTCGCCTCGAAGAAGGGCGTGAAGGTTATCATACTCGACGGCAAGCCGGGTGTGAAGGAAGTGAGCGAAGATTTGATGAAGAAGCTGTAG
- a CDS encoding cupin domain-containing protein: MAAETGKNGLELGRRPWGIYEVLADEDDHKVKRITVFPGKRLSLQRHRRRAEHWLCVHGTGAVTLDERIVEFTPGGAVDIGKGVLHRVENRGTDNLYFIEIQSGDYFGEDDIERVEDDFGRV, from the coding sequence ATGGCGGCGGAAACGGGGAAAAACGGGCTCGAGCTGGGCAGGCGCCCGTGGGGAATCTACGAGGTCCTGGCCGACGAGGACGACCACAAGGTGAAGCGGATCACGGTGTTCCCGGGGAAGCGCCTCTCCCTCCAGCGCCACCGGCGCAGGGCCGAGCACTGGCTGTGCGTGCACGGCACGGGCGCGGTGACCCTGGACGAGCGCATAGTGGAATTCACCCCCGGCGGGGCGGTGGACATAGGGAAGGGCGTCCTTCACAGGGTCGAGAACAGGGGGACCGATAATCTCTATTTCATCGAGATACAGTCCGGCGACTATTTCGGCGAGGACGATATCGAGCGCGTCGAAGACGACTTCGGCCGGGTCTGA
- a CDS encoding magnesium transporter CorA family protein, giving the protein MLKRFALSGGRLEEADDEGKVIVVVNPDESEKKYLIAEYQVDEHTLNSALDPDELARIEFEPRHMAFIFKRPKNYSSEDNFLFKVMSTGMFLYKDVLIIVMADEMFMFQDKIFMGSKTIQDVFLRIIYRSIYHFLDHLKAINMISDSLEQKVNTSMENRYLLNMFTLQKGLVYYQNAVNINGYVIDKLKANAKKIGFTTDNQEFLEDIIIENSQCYKQAEIYSNILASLMDARASIVSNNLNVLMKTLNIITIAIMVPTFVVSAFSMNVDIPLQGHPFAFWIVMGLAMVMLMVFILFWKYKKWW; this is encoded by the coding sequence ATGCTGAAGCGGTTCGCATTATCGGGGGGGCGCCTCGAGGAGGCCGACGACGAGGGAAAGGTCATCGTCGTCGTCAATCCGGACGAAAGCGAGAAAAAGTACCTCATCGCCGAGTACCAGGTGGACGAGCACACCCTGAACTCGGCGCTCGACCCGGATGAGCTCGCGCGTATCGAGTTCGAGCCCCGGCACATGGCCTTCATCTTCAAGCGGCCCAAAAATTATTCGTCGGAGGACAATTTTCTTTTCAAGGTGATGTCCACGGGGATGTTCCTCTATAAGGATGTGCTCATCATCGTCATGGCCGACGAGATGTTCATGTTTCAGGACAAGATATTCATGGGGTCGAAAACCATCCAGGACGTCTTTCTCCGGATCATCTATCGCAGTATCTACCATTTCCTGGACCACCTCAAGGCGATCAACATGATCTCGGACAGCCTGGAGCAGAAGGTGAACACCTCGATGGAAAACCGGTATTTATTGAACATGTTCACCCTTCAGAAGGGGCTCGTGTATTACCAGAACGCGGTGAACATAAACGGCTACGTGATCGACAAGCTCAAGGCGAACGCGAAGAAGATCGGGTTCACCACCGACAACCAGGAATTCCTGGAGGACATCATTATCGAGAACAGCCAGTGCTACAAGCAGGCGGAGATCTACTCGAACATTCTCGCCAGCCTCATGGACGCGCGGGCGTCCATCGTAAGCAACAACCTGAACGTGCTCATGAAGACGCTCAACATCATCACCATCGCCATCATGGTGCCCACCTTCGTGGTGAGCGCGTTTTCCATGAACGTGGACATCCCCCTGCAGGGACATCCGTTCGCCTTCTGGATAGTGATGGGTCTCGCGATGGTCATGCTCATGGTATTCATACTGTTCTGGAAGTACAAGAAGTGGTGGTGA
- a CDS encoding ATP-binding cassette domain-containing protein, which translates to MISVNGVTKYYGSFCAVNDISFSIRKGEITGLLGPNGAGKTTTLRMLTCYLKPTSGRIALGDYLVDENPRAVKRMIGYLPESAPLYADMLVYDYLEYVRRIHKIEDPARVSEIARTCGITEVMHKNISELSKGYRQRVGLAHAMIHDPEILVLDEPTSGLDPNQIIEIRTLIREIGKKKTVILSTHILSEVEATCDRVIIIDRGSIVADSRMADITSSHNKKARILVRVKGAAYDELSSALGALPGAGAVNRAEDPDGLTAAIVTSSSSDDIRPAAFAAVRDRGWTLYELSREHETLEHVFRQLTKGGLQ; encoded by the coding sequence ATGATCAGTGTTAACGGCGTAACAAAATACTACGGGAGCTTTTGCGCGGTGAACGACATCTCGTTCTCCATCCGCAAGGGCGAGATCACGGGCCTCCTGGGCCCCAACGGCGCGGGGAAGACGACGACCCTCCGCATGCTCACCTGCTACCTGAAACCCACGTCCGGCAGGATCGCCCTGGGCGATTACCTGGTGGACGAGAACCCCCGCGCGGTGAAGCGCATGATCGGGTACTTGCCCGAATCGGCGCCGCTGTACGCGGACATGCTCGTGTACGACTACCTCGAGTACGTGAGAAGAATCCACAAGATCGAGGATCCCGCGCGCGTCAGCGAGATCGCCCGGACGTGCGGCATCACCGAGGTGATGCACAAGAACATCTCCGAGCTTTCCAAGGGCTACCGCCAGCGCGTGGGGCTCGCGCACGCGATGATCCACGACCCCGAGATACTGGTCCTGGACGAGCCCACGAGCGGGCTGGACCCCAACCAGATCATCGAGATCCGCACGCTCATCCGCGAGATCGGGAAGAAGAAGACCGTGATCCTCTCCACGCACATCCTCTCCGAGGTGGAGGCCACCTGCGACCGCGTGATCATCATCGACCGCGGCAGCATCGTCGCCGATTCGCGCATGGCCGACATCACGTCATCCCACAACAAGAAGGCGCGCATACTCGTCCGCGTGAAGGGCGCCGCGTACGACGAGCTCTCGTCGGCGCTGGGGGCGCTCCCCGGCGCGGGCGCCGTTAACCGCGCGGAAGACCCCGACGGGCTCACGGCCGCGATCGTGACATCCTCGTCATCGGACGACATCCGGCCCGCGGCCTTCGCCGCGGTGCGCGACAGGGGCTGGACGCTCTACGAGCTCTCGCGCGAGCACGAAACCCTCGAGCATGTCTTCCGGCAGCTCACCAAAGGAGGCCTGCAATGA
- a CDS encoding ABC transporter translates to MNIREILHEAGIIARKEIQGYLTTPVGYIVITVFLIVTGWFFFSTFFLYGQAELRGFFELLPLILAFVVPAVTMRLFAEEKHSGSFETLMTLPISLEGVILGKILAGTGFALIMVAPTLLYAASAIIVGSPDAGPIVGGYFGTALLALAFSSIGVFASSLTKNQIVAFMIGLAMCLFVSLIDKFLFFVPGAVVGFFEYLGADYHFGNISRGIIDSRDILYFLSVAALAFIATSKKLEDRS, encoded by the coding sequence ATGAACATCCGGGAAATTCTGCACGAGGCGGGAATAATCGCCCGCAAGGAGATACAGGGATATCTGACCACCCCCGTGGGCTACATCGTCATCACGGTGTTCCTCATCGTCACCGGGTGGTTCTTCTTCTCCACCTTCTTCCTCTACGGGCAGGCGGAGCTGCGCGGCTTCTTCGAGCTCCTGCCGCTCATCCTCGCCTTCGTGGTGCCCGCGGTAACGATGCGGCTCTTCGCGGAGGAAAAGCACTCGGGTTCCTTCGAGACGCTCATGACCCTGCCCATTTCGCTTGAGGGCGTCATACTCGGCAAAATACTGGCGGGGACGGGCTTCGCGCTCATCATGGTCGCGCCCACGCTGCTGTACGCGGCCTCGGCGATCATCGTGGGCTCGCCCGACGCCGGTCCCATCGTGGGCGGCTACTTCGGGACGGCGCTCCTCGCGCTCGCCTTCTCGTCAATCGGCGTCTTCGCGTCCTCGCTCACGAAGAACCAGATCGTGGCATTCATGATAGGGCTCGCGATGTGCCTGTTCGTATCGCTCATCGACAAGTTCCTGTTCTTCGTGCCCGGCGCCGTCGTGGGCTTCTTCGAATACCTGGGGGCCGATTATCATTTCGGCAACATATCGCGCGGCATCATCGATTCGCGCGACATTCTCTACTTTCTCTCGGTCGCGGCGCTCGCATTCATCGCGACGTCAAAAAAGCTTGAGGACAGGAGCTGA
- a CDS encoding DUF4340 domain-containing protein — protein MKNKKLYISLGIILICALVLAVNSFRSPSVPSLKAWKDAADEIVITRDGKDTGIALKEGKWQIGEKAFPADPETMTQIENKLKNLKLAELITDKPPYERYELEGERAVRVRVKAGGALLRDVTLGKKSSTMRHTYVRLGEAPEVYLATGGFDEITKPVEELRDKTVMKVSKGAIESVEIVNKGIRTRLVKQIEEKKEESPEKDEAVPEGPVREKTKKVEKWTLDGNPAARVDEGKLGQALASFDPLKAMSYSDQEVKGLAPLCTVTIRAFDKNMRLDIFKKLDESKYLCSSSESPYPFTMDSWKVENTIIKVADEIVKK, from the coding sequence ATGAAAAATAAGAAGCTCTACATAAGCCTCGGGATTATCCTCATCTGCGCGCTCGTGCTTGCGGTAAACAGCTTCCGTTCTCCCAGCGTGCCTTCGCTCAAGGCGTGGAAAGACGCCGCGGATGAAATCGTCATCACGCGCGACGGGAAGGATACGGGCATCGCCCTCAAAGAAGGGAAGTGGCAGATAGGCGAGAAGGCCTTCCCCGCGGACCCGGAGACGATGACGCAGATCGAGAACAAGCTCAAGAACCTGAAGCTTGCCGAGCTTATCACCGACAAGCCGCCCTACGAGCGCTACGAGCTCGAGGGCGAGCGTGCGGTGCGGGTGCGCGTGAAGGCCGGCGGCGCGCTTTTACGGGATGTCACGCTGGGCAAGAAGAGCAGCACGATGCGCCACACCTACGTGCGCCTGGGCGAGGCGCCCGAGGTGTACCTTGCCACCGGCGGCTTTGACGAAATCACGAAGCCCGTCGAGGAGCTGCGCGACAAGACCGTCATGAAGGTCTCGAAGGGCGCGATCGAATCGGTCGAGATCGTGAACAAGGGAATACGGACCAGGCTCGTCAAGCAGATCGAGGAAAAGAAGGAAGAAAGCCCTGAAAAGGACGAAGCCGTTCCTGAAGGTCCCGTCCGCGAGAAGACGAAGAAGGTCGAGAAGTGGACGCTCGACGGCAACCCCGCGGCGCGCGTGGACGAGGGAAAGCTCGGCCAGGCGCTCGCATCGTTCGATCCCCTCAAGGCCATGTCCTATTCCGATCAGGAGGTGAAGGGGCTCGCCCCGCTCTGCACGGTGACCATACGGGCCTTCGACAAGAACATGCGCCTCGACATCTTCAAGAAGCTCGACGAGAGCAAATACCTCTGCTCCTCCTCCGAGTCGCCCTATCCGTTCACCATGGACAGCTGGAAGGTGGAGAACACCATCATCAAGGTCGCGGACGAAATCGTGAAGAAGTAG
- the pyk gene encoding pyruvate kinase encodes MSAHVTEILATIGPASLEIMPALYAAGMSGVRINSSHGDPATHARVIAASRAANPEGYVVYDIKGPKMRLGDFPAPIPVRAGQVLVLRTDIPKPQGSDYPAVEDSAGGIPVSYETLDRCVKPGHRLFVDDGYAGLKVTGVSPGRIECVVLYGDTLRPRKGLNHPDTIIDYPYTMPADYPNLDFAARNGVNFIADSFTRSAADVRELRGRLAGTRIKIISKIENPEGVANFDEILAETDAVMIARGDLGVEMDPCELPELQKVMIAKCNRAGKPVITATQMLESMIDNPHPSRADVSDIANALYDGSDIIMLSGETSVGKYPVECVRIMRHVAELTGKTARYRERKAGINGLAVLARA; translated from the coding sequence GTGAGCGCGCACGTCACCGAGATACTCGCCACCATCGGGCCCGCGTCGCTGGAGATCATGCCCGCGCTCTATGCCGCGGGCATGTCCGGCGTGCGCATCAACAGCTCGCACGGCGATCCCGCGACGCACGCGCGCGTCATCGCCGCCTCGCGCGCCGCGAATCCCGAAGGCTACGTCGTCTACGACATCAAGGGACCCAAGATGCGCCTGGGCGATTTCCCCGCGCCCATTCCCGTGCGCGCGGGCCAGGTGCTCGTGCTGCGCACCGATATTCCCAAGCCGCAGGGAAGCGACTACCCCGCGGTGGAAGACTCCGCCGGGGGGATACCGGTAAGCTACGAAACACTCGACCGGTGCGTGAAGCCCGGTCACCGGCTTTTCGTGGACGACGGGTACGCGGGCCTCAAGGTGACCGGGGTATCCCCGGGAAGGATCGAGTGCGTCGTGCTCTACGGCGACACGCTCCGTCCCCGCAAGGGGCTCAACCATCCCGACACGATAATCGATTACCCGTACACGATGCCCGCGGACTATCCCAACCTGGACTTCGCCGCGCGCAACGGCGTAAACTTCATCGCCGATTCCTTCACCCGCAGCGCCGCCGACGTGCGCGAGCTCCGCGGGCGTCTGGCGGGCACGCGCATCAAGATCATCTCGAAGATCGAGAATCCCGAGGGCGTCGCAAACTTCGACGAAATCCTCGCCGAAACGGACGCCGTCATGATCGCCCGCGGCGACCTGGGCGTGGAGATGGACCCGTGCGAGCTCCCGGAGCTCCAGAAGGTGATGATCGCGAAGTGCAACCGCGCGGGGAAGCCCGTGATCACCGCGACCCAGATGCTCGAATCCATGATCGACAACCCGCATCCCAGCCGCGCGGACGTGAGCGATATCGCGAACGCCCTCTACGACGGCTCCGATATCATCATGCTCTCGGGGGAAACCTCGGTGGGCAAATACCCGGTGGAATGCGTGCGCATCATGCGGCATGTCGCGGAGTTGACCGGGAAAACGGCGCGCTACCGCGAACGCAAGGCGGGGATCAACGGACTAGCCGTGCTGGCGCGGGCTTAA